The following DNA comes from Actinomycetota bacterium.
GCATAATGACTGGTTATGGGGCTGCAGAACCTTCCTTGGCTATCGCCAGCGATGGAACCATATTCTATGCCCCGGTGTTCACCCCGAAGGGCAACGGGCTGATCCGCTCACGGGATAAGGGTAAGACATGGGATCTTATCATCCCCCGCTTCGGCAACACGGAATGCCACAGCCGGGTTCAGACTTACCTTTACCTGGATCCGGCCACCGACCGCGTCTTCTTTCACTCCTCGCTCCTGAGAATGTTTCCGCCTCGCCTGAAAAGGGGCTTCAATCTCACCTGGAGCGACGACCAGGGAGATACCTGGCATCACGTTAAGCTGGAAATCGAGGCCCTGGACTGGCTCAAGGTATACGCTGGACCCCCGGCGAGAAGCGAAACCAGTGACTACCCCAACATTGTCTACATGTCCGCTCCCACCCCTATCTCCACCCGATGCTGGCCTGTTCTCTTCCCCAAACTGCAGCAGGTATGGCGTTCGCTTGATGGGGGAAATACCTGGGAAAATGCGGGCTGCATAAGCCTGGTGCCCCACGACCACGGCTTGCCAAGGCATGAATGGATCATCTTCGGTTCCGGGGTGGTGGCGAAGGACGGCACGGTTTACCTGGGCTTCCGCCGCGGTCCTCGTCTGGGCCTGGCCGTGAGCCGCGACGAGGGGAAGACCTGGGAGGTGAAGGATGTGCCCGGTTCCCGGCTCCTTCGCTATTTCAACATCCTCCAGATCGGGATCATCAACGGGAACTACGTTTTCAGCGAACCACTGGCCTTGGACGGGGAGGGAAATCTTTACGCCATCTGGCCGGACGACAAGGACGTCCTCCGTATGGCGTATTCCCGTGACGGAGGTCATACCTGGAGCGCCCCGGTAGTAGTCTCGGCCCCAGAAGTCAAACATGTCCGTTACCATGCTATGACGGTGCGGGAGCCGGGACGTGTGGCAATAGCCTACTATGGGAGCCCTAACGGACTCCACTATCACGGCTACATCGCGGAATCGAGCGATGCCTTCAAGGAAGAGCCCATTTTCTGGTCGGCCACGGTGAACGACCCTTCTGATCCCCTCTACCGATACGGGTTCAACGTGGGTTACCTGGAGATGTGGTTCGGAGGCGACCTTAACGAGATCGTGCACATCCGTTACTCCCCGGATGGGGACATCTGGGCATCTTTCTGCAAGAGGATGCCGCCCCTCATCCTGGACCGGAGTTGGAAACGCGGGGAGCACGCATACTCAAAACTGCAGGGGGTGATCGGAAGGATGCGTTGGTTCAAGTCTTGAATCTCCTATGCACGGCTTTTGGATCCCCGCTTAACGCATTAGAACCTGGCGTCCCTGAATAGTCGTTTTTTCGGGAATTCAAAACGCAAGAATTCAAGGCCTGATCAATTTAAAGGAGGCGGACGTTGATAGAGAAGTTCATACCTTATTTTTCCAGGTTCCAGGTCCCTCCGCCAGGCAGCATTTTCGAGGCGACAGTGGACGGCCCGCATTCCAGCGTGGCCCATTATGCGGGAGCGCGACCCCTGAATCCCCAACCGAAGGTTAAGCCCCAAGCTTTGGGTTTGAGTACGGGGATCATGACCACCACCCCCACCCTGGCCATCACCAGCAAGGGGACGATATTCGCCGCTTTGCGTAACCGCGGGGTGGCACGTTCCCTAGACAACGGCCGTACCTGGGAGATTATAAAACCTCCCGACAGTCACGGTGACACCCACGAGAACGGGGAACACGGGTTCGTATACGTAGACCGGGTCACCGACCGGGTATTCTACGTGACATGGATGACGGTGAATTCCTTCGGTGTGCGACGCCGACACTGGACGCGCCGAACAAGCGGCAGCTATATCTCCTGGAGTGACGACGAGGGCGAAACCTGGGAGCATGCCTCGGTGGGTCCGGACACATGGGATTGGCCCAAGATGCTCACCGGCCCAGCCGTTTACAGCAAAACGGAGGGATATCCCAACGTCGTCTACTTCCGGGCTATGTATCCCAAGATCCTGGGACCCTTGGCTAAATATTATAAATCTCTCGACGGGGGAAAGACTTGGACGCCCACCGCCCGGTTCGCCTGCGACGGGTTCGAGCCTGGCTACGGCATGGTGGGTCCGGATGGAACCATCTACCTGGACGAGATCTACACCCTGGGATGGAAGTCGGGATGGCGGGGTTCTCCCTATCCCTATCGCTGGAGGGAACAGGGTAAGCTTCGCGTGGTCATCAGCCGGGACGAGGGGGACACCTGGGAACAACGCCCGGTCACCGGGGCCTTCTGTCCCCTGGCCTTCTACGGCATACAGAGGGTGGCCGTAGACCAGGGAGGGAACCTTTACGCTGTCTGGGAGGACAACCGGGATGGCCTCCCCTACCTAAGCATATCCAGGGATGGAGGTCATACGTGGTCGCCACGCATGATGGTGGCCGCGCCGGGAGTCAGGCATGTCCAGTACCAGGTGAACGTGGTGGCCCTCGAGGAGGGCCACATAGCCATATCTTACCTGGGAAGTCCCCGGCGCCTCGGGTTCATCAACCTGCCCTACACACCGGACGCCCGCCCTTATAGCGGTTATATATGCGAATGCTTTAATGCCCTGGATCCGGAACCGGTCTTCTGGAGCGCCCCGGTCAACGATCCCTCTCGCCCCATCGTGCCCTGGGCCAGGTTCTGCGACGCGCTGGGTGAGGGCATGCACGTCACTTTTGGGCCGGATGGAACGCCCTGGGCGGCCTTCACCAGGGTGGTTAACCCCTGGTTTCCCATAGGTCCTGCGGTCTTTTACAGAACGCTTCCCACCGAGCTTTACGTGGGGTTTTATACCAGATGACAAACCAAGCTCACCTTAAAGGGTCGGCCCGATCCCTGGACATGAGGGGGACGCGCCTTGACTCTATGCACTTACCTGGAGAAAGCCCGGAATTTACATGCTTGTTTGAACACAGAATAACGCGCCGCCTTAAAGGCACTCGGAGGGAAAACCGGGCTAGGCATCATGAACCGGGATGCAGTATCCACCGGGTTGCAGTTCATAATGCCTGCGGAGTTTAATAATTTTATATCTTGATCAAAGCCTTTTTTATCGATTCCGGAAAGCAATGCGGACATGGCATCATGAGCAACAAGACCACGGTCAAGGACAAGAGGGTTTCCGCAGCGGAACGCAGAGAGATCATACTGGAAGCGGCCCTGAGCGTTTTCGCTGATCACGGATACGAGGGGGCCAGAGTGAATGAGATCGCAAGCCGCGCCGACGTCACCCGACCCATCCTCTATCGGCACTTTCCGAGCAAGCTCAGCATGCTCATCGCCCTCGTGGACCGAGCCGGGGAAAGCCTGGTGCAGGCCATGTCCGAGGCACCGTCCGAGGACCTGAACTGGAGGGATTCCATTCGTCACGATGTCCGTGCCTATCTGGATTTCGTGGAGAGATATGGGAAAGGATATAACCTCCTGTACTTTGGCGGGGCTGTGCCTGGACCAGGAGGTCTCCAGGCGCATCTTGGATGTCCGTAAGAGGATAACCCGCATTGTGGAAAATCGTATCCGTTTCTTCACCGACACGCGTAAGACCTCGGGCAAAGAGGTGGAGATGATAGCGGTGATGTTAGTGGGTATGGTGGAAGAAGGCGCCAATCACTGGATGAAAGATAAGAAGGTCTCTCGCAAGGTATGCGAGGAATACCTGGTACGTGCGGTTTCCGGCGTACTTGCCCACCTCCCTCCCCGCGGACGTTGAACCTGTTGGGGTTGACCCAATAACACTATCTGGCCACTTCGTGGTGGTCTACCCATGTCCATGATGTTGGATCAGCGCTATGCGGACGCCATTCGGGTCCCCCACGAAGGCCAGGGTCCCCACGGTTATGGGGGTGGGCTCCATGGTAATGGTGGCCCCCTTGGCCTTGAGCTCGTTCACGGTGGCCTCGATGTTTTCCACTTCCATGCCCACCGAGTAAAGGCCCGGTTCTTGGGGGTTGCTCTCATCCCTGATGAGCTCTATTAAGGTGTCTCCCTTTCCCCTCAGGAGCACGATCCTCAGCCCCGGCTTGGGGTCATGGCGACTTTCGATCTCGAAACCCATGACCTCGGTGTAGAACCTGATGGATTCCTCGATGTCCGCGACCATGATGGTGGCATACCTGATCCTCATCAATGATCACCCCTTCGTTTAAGCTTTATCGCCGCGTCCCTCCCTCCAGAGAACCCAGGAGGATTCAAACCGGGTTTGTCGCCACCGGCCGATAAAATAATAACCGTTATCAAGGATCTTACAATGCCGATACGAGGTTAGTGCAACAAAAAGTGTGTAAATCCATAATATGCCATAGTTCCCTCATGTGATTCATGCTCCGGTCGTTTTCACCTCCTGCGATCTCTGTACGAGCTCCTCGAGTAGAAGATCTATGTCCATCCTGCCAGTTTCACGGTAATGTGCCGTACATCTTTGAAGAGCCCCATGTCCTGCCCGACGAAAAGTTTGAAGCACGTTCGGGGGCGCCTGCGCCCGGAAGTGGAAGCAGGGCACCCCGGGTGATAAGTTAGAAAGTGGCACGGCCCAGTGAGCTACGGAGGGGCTCCGGGAAAACCGGGGAGGTGAGGGAATGCGCATAGATTCCTTCCGTTTCGGGTCCATCGAGGTGGACGGGAAGAAGTACGGAAAGGACGTGGTCATCGACGGCGGGGGAAACGTAAGGCGGCGCAAGGGCGGTTTCCTCAAGTTCGGTTCCCACCGCATCACCGTGGAGGAGCTCAGGGATATCGCCGCGGCGACGGAGAAACCCGACCTGCTCATAGTGGGGCTGGGCACCGCTGGCGCCGCGCGGCTGGACCCGGAAGCCGAAGCCTGGGCCGCCGGGGAAGGGGTGGAGCTCTTCGCGGTCGTGTCCCCGGGGGCGGTGGAGCGGTTCAACCGGGAACAGGAAAAGGGGGAAAGAAGGGTGGCCGCCCTCATCCACGTCACCTGTTGAGGTTTTACGCGGGAATACGCGGAATCCGCGTGGCGGAGGCGGAAAAGGAGGTGCAGGATGCCCACGGTCACGGTGGAGGGTCCACCCCTCAAGGACCTGGACCGCAAGCGCGCGCTGACCAGGGAGATCACCGATGCCCTGGAGAGGGCCTACGGGCTGCCGCGGGAGGTTTACGTCGTGGTCATCAAGGAAAACCTGCCCGAGAACGTCTGCGTGGGAGGAGAGCTCATCTGCGACCGCGTCGCCCGCCGGGGAGGGGAAAGAGGGAAGACCGAGGAACCTTGACGCGGCAGGCACGGCGGGGGGTCTGCTCCCCGGGCTGCCGGCGGCGCTTCTGGTTGGGAGACCTCAGCCGGAAAGGAAGGGTCGCGTGCTTGTGGCCCTTGGAGGTATGCCCTGCCTTTGCTTTCGCCGGTTTCCCGCGCGGGGCGGCGTATTCCTCCCTCCGGGGGTATCCCTTATAATAGACGCACGGGTAGGCGACTACGAGGGCATGACGCGGAAGGGTGACCGAGCTGGCCTAAGGTGATCGCCTGCTAAGCGATTGTGTGGGTAAAACCGCACCGTGGGTTCAAATCCCACCCCTTCCGCCAGCCATAAGCCGGGAGTACGCAAGAGGTCCTCCCGGTTTGCTTATCGGTAAGGCGGGGGGCGGGAGCGCCGTTCCTGCGAGTCGCGGGGGAGAAAAGGTCGCGGGGCAGGAAAGCAGCCGGGCGCGCCGGGCGTTCACGCAGGCCGGAGAGCCGGCGCGGAAGCACGGAGGCGCCGAAGCGGGGCCCCGGCCGCGGCTCCATCGCAAGGGAAGGAGGTTGCGTTGAGCAGGAGGCGGCTGAAGAAGATAATCGCCAGGTACGGAGGGAAAGGGAAGCGCGTCCGTGCCGCGAAGGGGGACGGGCGGCAGGAAGCTGGACGATCCGGAAGGCGAAGGAGAAGGCCGCCGGGGAAAGGGGCCCTGAAGCCGGCCGTGAGACAGGGGAAGAAGCCGGCCGTGAAAAGGGAGAGGATGCGGGAGAGGAGACGCGAAAAGAGGCGCTGGGGACGCAAGCTGTTCTTCCTGGGCGCCCTGGCGGGAGGGGGAGCCCTCATGGCGAGGGCTTACCTGGAGGAGCCGGGACCGGGCAGGGGCACGGTCACCATGGGGGACGAACAGCCGGGTCCGCTTGCCGCCATGATGGGGAAGCTGCTGGAAGACCTGCTGAGGGACCCCCAGAAGAAGGCTCTGGCCGACAGGCTCCGGCTCTCCGTGGCCGTCCAGGACATCGACCACCCGGAGCTCGCGGCCACCATGAGCTTCCGGGGCAGCGACGTGACGGTCAGCGACGGTGTCGCCGCGGGAAGCGATGTCTATATAGGTTGCGAGCTGGCCCTGTTGCTGAGCCTCGCCCAGGCGGGGAAAGGCTTGCAGGCGATCAGGTGGCTGCAGTCACCGGAGGGGCGGAAGGTCGTGGACGCCGTCAGGAGCGGCCGCCTCAAGATGCGCGGGATAGCCGGCAAACCCGCGCAGATGATCCTCTTCCAGAAGTTCCTGACGCCATCAGGGTGAGGCCCCATACAAAGCCGGGGAAAGGGAGCGCCGGTAGCTCGCCGGGATCTCGGAGGCGCCCACGCACGCAGGCATGGTGACAATGGCGGACGTTTGCCGACCCTCTCCCCCTGTTGCCCGATGGACCGCAGTGCTTTAACGCCCGTTGTCCTGCGGCGGAAAGATTATCCTCCGCACCGTTTCGCGCAGCTCCTCGAGCTTGAACGGCTTGGTGATGTAGGCGGTGATGCCCATCTCCGCGCACCTCTCCTGGTCCTCGCGGGCCGACTTCGCCGTGAGCATGACGATGGGGATGTCGCGGGTATCCGTGTTCTCCTTCAACTGCCGCAGGACCTCGTAGCCGTCCATGACCGGCATCATGATGTCCAGGAGGATGATGTCGGGCCTCGCGGAGCTGGCAATACGGACCGCTTCCCTGCCACTGTCCGCAAGCAGTACCTTGATGCCTAATTTTGCCAGGTTTAATTCGACCAGCCGCAGGAAGAGCCGGTCGTCGTCGACCACCAGCGCGCAGGCTTCCATCCTTCACCCCCCCGCTACCATCACGCTGTTATATATTCCCATGGGGGTCCCTTTTAAACCGGTTGCCCGCCTTGCGGGCAAGGGGCATCCCCCGTCCGGATGGACTCCGGCTGCGTTTTCAAGGACCTGTTGCTCGCCTTGCGGTCAAGAGGAAGGGCGGGAACGGGGGGGATGGCGATGCTCCACCAGAAGGAATCGCCGCGAATAGGAATCGCCGCAAATAGAGGACCCCGGTTTCCGGCAAACCGGGGTCAGCAGGGAGGGAGGTGCTCCGGTAGGGGTACCAGAGCACGGATGAGGTCGATATCAAGACGCCATATGCAAATCTCCACCTCGCTTGCGGCCTCTCCTCTTCGCGCGGGAAAAGCCGCCCTGAACGCCGTTAATAAGTCATGCTACTTTCAGGTAGCTTTATATATATACC
Coding sequences within:
- a CDS encoding response regulator, translating into MVDDDRLFLRLVELNLAKLGIKVLLADSGREAVRIASSARPDIILLDIMMPVMDGYEVLRQLKENTDTRDIPIVMLTAKSAREDQERCAEMGITAYITKPFKLEELRETVRRIIFPPQDNGR
- a CDS encoding TetR/AcrR family transcriptional regulator; translation: MSNKTTVKDKRVSAAERREIILEAALSVFADHGYEGARVNEIASRADVTRPILYRHFPSKLSMLIALVDRAGESLVQAMSEAPSEDLNWRDSIRHDVRAYLDFVERYGKGYNLLYFGGAVPGPGGLQAHLGCP
- a CDS encoding exo-alpha-sialidase — protein: MGLSTGIMTTTPTLAITSKGTIFAALRNRGVARSLDNGRTWEIIKPPDSHGDTHENGEHGFVYVDRVTDRVFYVTWMTVNSFGVRRRHWTRRTSGSYISWSDDEGETWEHASVGPDTWDWPKMLTGPAVYSKTEGYPNVVYFRAMYPKILGPLAKYYKSLDGGKTWTPTARFACDGFEPGYGMVGPDGTIYLDEIYTLGWKSGWRGSPYPYRWREQGKLRVVISRDEGDTWEQRPVTGAFCPLAFYGIQRVAVDQGGNLYAVWEDNRDGLPYLSISRDGGHTWSPRMMVAAPGVRHVQYQVNVVALEEGHIAISYLGSPRRLGFINLPYTPDARPYSGYICECFNALDPEPVFWSAPVNDPSRPIVPWARFCDALGEGMHVTFGPDGTPWAAFTRVVNPWFPIGPAVFYRTLPTELYVGFYTR
- a CDS encoding exo-alpha-sialidase — encoded protein: MAIASDGTIFYAPVFTPKGNGLIRSRDKGKTWDLIIPRFGNTECHSRVQTYLYLDPATDRVFFHSSLLRMFPPRLKRGFNLTWSDDQGDTWHHVKLEIEALDWLKVYAGPPARSETSDYPNIVYMSAPTPISTRCWPVLFPKLQQVWRSLDGGNTWENAGCISLVPHDHGLPRHEWIIFGSGVVAKDGTVYLGFRRGPRLGLAVSRDEGKTWEVKDVPGSRLLRYFNILQIGIINGNYVFSEPLALDGEGNLYAIWPDDKDVLRMAYSRDGGHTWSAPVVVSAPEVKHVRYHAMTVREPGRVAIAYYGSPNGLHYHGYIAESSDAFKEEPIFWSATVNDPSDPLYRYGFNVGYLEMWFGGDLNEIVHIRYSPDGDIWASFCKRMPPLILDRSWKRGEHAYSKLQGVIGRMRWFKS
- a CDS encoding tautomerase family protein produces the protein MPTVTVEGPPLKDLDRKRALTREITDALERAYGLPREVYVVVIKENLPENVCVGGELICDRVARRGGERGKTEEP
- a CDS encoding VOC family protein, whose protein sequence is MRIRYATIMVADIEESIRFYTEVMGFEIESRHDPKPGLRIVLLRGKGDTLIELIRDESNPQEPGLYSVGMEVENIEATVNELKAKGATITMEPTPITVGTLAFVGDPNGVRIALIQHHGHG